A single Streptomyces sp. Edi2 DNA region contains:
- the galE gene encoding UDP-glucose 4-epimerase GalE, with protein MQQVSKKYLVTGGAGYVGSVVAAHLLQAGHEVTVLDDLSTGHREGIPAGARFIEGRIQDAAKWLDPSYDAVLHFAAFSQVGESVVDPEKYWRNNVGGTMDLLAAMRDAGVRTLVFSSTAATYGEPAATPITESAETAPTSPYGASKLAVDHMISGEAAAHGLAAVSLRYFNVAGAYGSCGERHDPESHLIPLVLQVAQGKREAISVYGDDYPTPDGTCVRDYIHVADLAEAHLLALDAATAGEHLICNLGNGNGFSVREVIETVRKVTGHPIPEIAAPRRGGDPAVLVASARTAIDRLGWRPSRADLAGIVTDAWQFAQNLDRDHHNSPQGT; from the coding sequence ATCCAGCAAGTGAGCAAGAAGTACCTGGTCACGGGCGGTGCTGGGTATGTCGGAAGCGTCGTTGCGGCGCATCTGCTGCAGGCCGGTCACGAGGTGACCGTGCTGGACGACCTGTCCACCGGCCACCGCGAGGGCATCCCCGCCGGCGCCCGCTTCATCGAGGGCCGCATCCAGGACGCCGCGAAGTGGCTCGACCCCTCGTATGACGCGGTGCTCCACTTCGCCGCCTTCTCCCAGGTCGGCGAGTCCGTCGTGGACCCCGAGAAGTACTGGCGCAACAACGTCGGCGGCACCATGGACCTGCTCGCGGCGATGCGCGACGCCGGTGTCCGCACCCTCGTCTTCTCCTCCACCGCCGCCACCTACGGCGAGCCGGCCGCCACCCCGATCACCGAGTCCGCCGAGACCGCGCCCACCAGCCCGTACGGCGCCAGCAAGCTCGCCGTCGACCACATGATCAGCGGGGAGGCGGCGGCCCACGGCCTGGCCGCGGTCTCGCTGCGCTACTTCAACGTCGCCGGCGCCTACGGCAGCTGCGGCGAGCGCCACGACCCCGAGTCGCACCTCATCCCGCTCGTCCTCCAGGTCGCCCAGGGCAAGCGCGAGGCGATCTCCGTCTACGGCGACGACTACCCCACCCCCGACGGCACCTGCGTACGCGACTACATCCATGTCGCCGACCTCGCCGAGGCCCACCTCCTCGCCCTCGACGCTGCCACCGCCGGCGAGCACTTGATCTGCAACCTCGGCAACGGCAACGGCTTCTCCGTCCGCGAGGTCATCGAGACCGTCCGCAAGGTCACCGGGCACCCCATCCCCGAGATCGCCGCCCCGCGCCGCGGCGGCGACCCCGCCGTGCTGGTGGCCTCCGCCCGGACCGCCATCGACCGCCTCGGCTGGCGCCCCAGCCGCGCCGACCTCGCCGGAATCGTCACCGACGCCTGGCAGTTCGCCCAGAACCTCGACCGGGACCACCACAACTCACCACAGGGGACCTGA
- the galT gene encoding galactose-1-phosphate uridylyltransferase: MKKTSTRLADGRELIYYDARDDVVRDAVDRRPLDPVATASEIRHDRLLGDHVAIASHRQARTYHPPADECPLCPSREGRCSEIPAADYDVAVFENRFPSLAGDSGRCEVVCFTSDHDASFADLTEEQAALVLEAWTDRTAELSQLPGVEQVFCFENRGAEIGVTLGHPHGQIYAYPFVTPRTERMLTSLAAHRTATAGGNLFDEVVAGELADGRRIVLEGEHWVAFVPYAAHWPYEVHLYPKRRVPDLLALDEAARTEFPQIYLEVLRRFDRIFDTGTSPGPGAAGAARTPYIAAWHQAPLRAGNREDFALHLELFTIRRTSGKLKFLAGSESGMNVFINDVPPEAAAERLREVASK; encoded by the coding sequence GTGAAGAAGACGTCGACCCGGCTCGCGGACGGCAGGGAGCTCATCTACTACGACGCGCGCGACGACGTCGTACGCGACGCGGTCGACCGGCGTCCCCTCGACCCCGTGGCCACCGCCTCCGAGATCCGCCACGACCGGCTCCTCGGCGACCATGTCGCCATCGCCTCGCACCGCCAGGCCCGCACCTACCACCCCCCGGCCGACGAGTGCCCGCTGTGCCCCTCGCGCGAAGGCCGCTGCTCCGAGATCCCCGCCGCCGACTACGACGTCGCCGTCTTCGAGAACCGCTTCCCCTCCCTCGCCGGCGACAGCGGCCGCTGCGAGGTCGTCTGCTTCACCTCCGACCACGACGCCTCCTTCGCCGACCTCACCGAGGAGCAGGCCGCCCTGGTCCTGGAGGCGTGGACCGACCGCACCGCTGAGCTCTCCCAGCTCCCCGGCGTGGAGCAGGTCTTCTGCTTCGAGAACCGCGGCGCCGAGATCGGTGTCACCCTCGGCCACCCGCACGGCCAGATCTACGCCTACCCCTTCGTCACCCCGCGCACCGAGCGCATGCTCACCTCGCTCGCCGCCCACCGCACGGCCACCGCGGGGGGCAACCTCTTCGACGAGGTGGTCGCGGGCGAGCTCGCCGACGGCCGCCGGATCGTCCTCGAAGGCGAGCACTGGGTGGCGTTCGTCCCCTACGCCGCCCACTGGCCCTACGAGGTGCACCTCTACCCCAAGCGCCGGGTCCCCGACCTGCTCGCCCTCGACGAGGCCGCGCGCACAGAGTTCCCACAGATCTATCTGGAAGTCTTGCGGCGCTTCGACCGGATCTTCGACACGGGGACGAGCCCGGGGCCCGGGGCGGCCGGCGCCGCCCGCACGCCGTATATCGCCGCCTGGCACCAGGCGCCGCTGCGCGCCGGGAACCGGGAGGATTTCGCACTGCACCTCGAGCTTTTCACCATCCGCCGCACTTCCGGCAAGCTGAAGTTTCTCGCGGGTTCCGAATCCGGCATGAATGTGTTCATCAATGATGTGCCGCCGGAGGCCGCGGCCGAGCGACTGCGAGAGGTAGCGAGCAAGTGA
- a CDS encoding sodium:solute symporter family protein gives MITLAEGLRLPTNGLDYTILAIYFVVVLGIGFAAKRSVKTSLDFFLSGRSLPAWVTGLAFVAANLGATEILGMAANGAQYGAYTVHWYWIGAIPAMVFLGLVMMPFYYGSKVRSVPEFLLHRFGPSSHLLSSVIFAISSVLIAGVNLYAMAIVLQALLGWPQWVAIVIAGVFVLAYITIGGLSSAIYNEVLQFFVILAALIPLTIVGLKRVGGWDGLTSSLNSSHGDAFLTAWKGTGIGEANPLGANWLTIVLGLGFVMSFGYWTTNFAEVQRALSAKNLSAAKRTPLIAAFPKIFIPLVVVVPGLIALVMEPTLGKSKDGLQYNDAIPVLMRDLLPNGVLGIAVTGLLAAFMAGMAANVSSFNTVFTNDIWAAYLKKGREDRYYLKTGRVVTAVGVLIGMGTAFIASSFSNIMNYLQTLFSFFNVPLFVVFIIGMFWKRTSAAAGFWGLLSGTVAAMVNYFWLYKQGIIAIPSEQGANFVSSIVAFVVGALVMVLVTLITKPKPAASLAGLVYGSRSPGMEELPAEGDDAWYRKPALLGWGAVALAAVCYIPFSF, from the coding sequence ATGATCACTCTGGCCGAGGGGCTACGGCTCCCCACAAACGGGCTCGATTACACGATCCTGGCCATCTACTTCGTCGTCGTCCTCGGCATCGGATTCGCGGCCAAACGCAGCGTGAAGACGAGCCTGGACTTCTTCCTCTCCGGGCGGTCGCTGCCTGCCTGGGTCACCGGCCTCGCCTTCGTCGCCGCCAACCTCGGCGCCACCGAGATCCTCGGCATGGCCGCCAACGGTGCGCAGTACGGGGCCTACACCGTGCACTGGTACTGGATCGGCGCCATCCCGGCGATGGTCTTCCTGGGTCTGGTGATGATGCCGTTCTACTACGGCTCCAAGGTCCGCTCGGTGCCCGAATTCCTGCTGCACCGCTTCGGGCCCTCCTCCCATCTCCTCTCCTCGGTCATCTTCGCCATCTCCTCCGTGCTGATCGCCGGCGTGAACCTCTACGCCATGGCGATCGTGCTGCAGGCGCTGCTCGGCTGGCCGCAGTGGGTCGCGATCGTCATCGCCGGCGTCTTCGTCCTGGCGTACATCACCATCGGCGGCCTGTCCTCGGCGATCTACAACGAGGTGCTGCAGTTCTTCGTCATCCTCGCCGCTCTGATACCGCTGACCATCGTCGGCCTCAAGCGTGTCGGCGGCTGGGACGGCCTGACCAGCTCCCTCAACTCCTCACACGGCGACGCCTTCCTGACCGCCTGGAAGGGCACCGGCATCGGCGAGGCCAACCCGCTCGGCGCGAACTGGCTCACCATCGTCCTCGGCCTCGGCTTCGTGATGAGCTTCGGCTACTGGACCACCAACTTCGCCGAGGTGCAGCGCGCACTGTCCGCGAAGAACCTCTCCGCCGCCAAGCGCACCCCGCTGATCGCCGCCTTCCCCAAGATCTTCATCCCGCTGGTGGTGGTCGTCCCCGGTCTGATCGCGCTGGTCATGGAGCCGACGCTGGGCAAGTCCAAGGACGGGCTGCAGTACAACGACGCGATCCCGGTGCTGATGCGGGACCTGCTGCCCAACGGCGTACTGGGCATCGCGGTCACCGGTCTGCTGGCGGCGTTCATGGCGGGCATGGCCGCCAACGTCTCGTCCTTCAACACGGTCTTCACCAACGACATCTGGGCGGCGTACCTCAAGAAGGGCCGCGAGGACCGCTACTACCTCAAGACCGGACGCGTGGTCACCGCGGTCGGCGTGCTGATCGGCATGGGCACGGCCTTCATCGCCTCGTCCTTCAGCAACATCATGAACTACCTCCAGACGCTGTTCTCCTTCTTCAACGTGCCCCTGTTCGTCGTCTTCATCATCGGCATGTTCTGGAAGCGGACCAGCGCAGCGGCCGGCTTCTGGGGCCTGCTCTCCGGCACGGTCGCCGCGATGGTCAACTACTTCTGGCTCTACAAGCAGGGCATCATCGCGATCCCCTCCGAGCAGGGCGCCAACTTCGTCTCCTCGATCGTGGCGTTCGTGGTCGGCGCGCTGGTGATGGTGCTCGTCACCCTGATCACCAAGCCCAAGCCGGCCGCGTCGCTGGCCGGCCTGGTCTACGGCTCACGGTCTCCCGGCATGGAGGAACTGCCGGCCGAGGGCGACGACGCGTGGTACCGCAAGCCGGCCCTGCTGGGCTGGGGCGCGGTCGCCCTCGCCGCCGTCTGCTACATCCCGTTCTCCTTCTGA
- a CDS encoding LuxR C-terminal-related transcriptional regulator, with protein sequence MGVRLMVVDDHRLLAEALASALKLRGHRVLAAAAPSAGAAELVVSRAPEVCLLGTAAPARPGAFDPVVRIKKERPQVAVVVLGPVPSPRGIAAAFAAGASGYVRNDERIEGVERAMMKARAGEAAVAPQLLQQAFEELLHPAAQPDDEGARLLELLTPREVEVLMRVADGEDTRLIAAGMDIAPSTARTHVQRVLMKLEVGSRLEAAALAARTGLLDRAAGGRAARASVAGTGTGTAEGATVGPDQDDPAPSPQ encoded by the coding sequence ATGGGCGTGCGGCTCATGGTGGTGGACGATCATCGTCTGCTCGCGGAGGCGCTCGCCTCGGCGCTGAAGCTGCGCGGGCACCGCGTCCTGGCGGCGGCCGCGCCGAGCGCCGGGGCCGCGGAGCTGGTGGTGAGCCGGGCGCCCGAGGTGTGCCTGCTGGGGACTGCCGCACCGGCCCGTCCCGGCGCCTTCGACCCGGTCGTACGGATCAAGAAGGAGCGGCCGCAGGTCGCTGTGGTGGTGCTGGGGCCGGTCCCCAGCCCGCGCGGGATCGCCGCCGCCTTCGCGGCCGGGGCCTCCGGGTACGTCCGTAACGATGAGCGGATCGAGGGTGTGGAGCGCGCCATGATGAAGGCGCGGGCGGGGGAGGCGGCGGTGGCGCCGCAGTTGTTGCAGCAGGCCTTCGAGGAGTTGCTGCACCCCGCGGCGCAGCCGGACGACGAGGGGGCGCGGCTGCTGGAACTGCTCACCCCGCGCGAGGTCGAGGTCTTGATGCGGGTCGCGGACGGCGAGGACACGCGGCTGATCGCGGCGGGGATGGACATTGCGCCGAGTACGGCGCGTACGCATGTGCAGCGGGTGCTGATGAAGCTGGAGGTGGGGTCACGGCTGGAGGCTGCGGCCCTGGCGGCGCGCACCGGGCTGCTGGACCGGGCGGCGGGCGGACGCGCCGCGCGTGCCTCGGTGGCGGGGACGGGGACGGGGACAGCGGAGGGGGCCACGGTGGGGCCGGATCAGGACGATCCGGCCCCGTCCCCGCAGTAA
- a CDS encoding SseB family protein, with the protein MSLTDEVAAAHAGHPNPAALVGELRRTSVLVPLVNDSLMSAELTGIRWLYAFSDEEELAHFAASRGAGPETELPYVRTVGARLLDVVIPAIEGPAGVVLDAGSEQVMVFPPVSGIVPDSVAVDLAEPGPVESGLGTPLAGGAA; encoded by the coding sequence ATGTCATTGACCGACGAAGTAGCGGCGGCTCACGCAGGACATCCGAATCCGGCCGCCCTGGTGGGTGAGTTGCGGCGGACATCGGTATTGGTGCCGCTTGTCAATGACTCTCTCATGTCGGCCGAGTTGACCGGTATTCGTTGGTTGTATGCCTTCTCCGACGAGGAGGAACTGGCCCACTTCGCCGCGTCGCGGGGCGCCGGCCCCGAGACCGAGCTGCCCTACGTCCGCACGGTCGGTGCGCGTCTCCTGGATGTCGTCATCCCCGCCATCGAGGGCCCTGCGGGCGTGGTGCTGGACGCGGGCAGCGAGCAGGTGATGGTATTTCCGCCGGTCAGCGGCATCGTCCCGGACTCCGTGGCGGTCGATCTCGCCGAGCCGGGCCCAGTCGAAAGCGGACTAGGTACGCCCCTGGCCGGGGGTGCGGCATGA
- a CDS encoding putative T7SS-secreted protein, translated as MGLGDILGDVKDGINSTADKIGNAVDGAKEAAGEAVDYTTDKTADVLDAFGAEGAAKSVRSAGDDVADALGAQVAERQLGESDDPKELVHGDVAKINESAAHLKDFYAAFERVGQGIRKLDAGSWKGKAADSFHEKFDAHPKQWMRTADACESAWKALDSYAETVSWAQKKAQSAIDAWEAAEAKSKKAYDAHRHKVDTYKAKAKAYNAAVDQGSDPGPKPDDPGDFVDPGDHGREAAMEMLKNARSQRNEAAAKAQHALKGALEHAPQAPKFTTEASLDTVDGLAAGSMNLMHVVGGIGKGFVETVNLARTLNPAEPYNLAHPHVYLANVAKTGLGLASSAAHPGRMVKGMLGDGWGSDPWDSTGTVIANVIGGKGVGAIGKGMVKGGAKSAVKGAARTAVKDGGKRTVLDRARTAWCKTFGNDPIDMATGRMILPQTDITLPGSLPLTFTRTFESSYRTGRWFGPTWMSTVDQRLEIDAEGVILIGEEGNFLLYPHPAVGVATLPTEGDGHPLERTPDGDYLLTDPVTGTRRYFTTYTEDLAVLDEISDRHGNHHTFDYTEDGTPAAITHSAGYRLLLTTDEGRVTALHLAGAAPDGSDQLLMTYGYDDAGTLITTTNSTGLPVHFTYDEHGRITSWTDTNSSSYTYVYDDQDRCTSQGGIEGHLRAHFTWGDPNPETGLRTNLLHNSQGDVTRYEVNERHQIVAETDPTGSTTRTVRDTKHRVLSTTDPLGRTTRFTYDDESRPTAVILPDGATSTTTYDANGNPISTTGPDGATWTHTYDANGNRSSTTDPAGATTTYTHDALGSIASITDALDNTTRLYCDGAGLPLSVTDPLGATTHYRRDAFGRVTSITDPLGETTHMVWTVEGKLAARIDASGATEEWTYDGEGNRLTHTDTLGQTTRFEYTHFDLLTARTDPDGVRHEFHHDTELRLTHVTNPQGLTWNYTYDGAGRLVSESDFDDRALTYTHDPVGRLATRTNALGEVTTYTRDPLGRITEKNVAGLVTTYTHDTSGNLHQAANHDATVTYTHDILRRVTSETVNGRTMTFTYDALGRRTSRTTPTGAVTTWTYDAAGRETGLNAGGRSITFTRDALGQELSRTLGDITFTHTYDTLGRLTDQHITATAHTVQHRAYTYRADGYLTGIDDHLNGARHFELDASGRITTVSARKWTESYAYDEAGNQTHATWPDRHLAPETRGERTYTGTRITRAGTVCYEYDTAGRTTVRRKARLSRKPDTWRYTWDAEDRLIACTTPDGALWRYLYDPFGRRTAKLRMAEEGQRIAERVDFAWDGTTLCEQTTFVHGGVSHTTLTWDHHGLTPLVQRECRSAVHATQHEVNERFFAIVTDLVGTPTELLDEAGAIASRTRTTIWGATAWSTGATAYTPFRFPGQYFDPETELHYNYFRSYDPETARYTTPDPLGLAPAPNPRAYVHNPHTWTDPLGLKLCETAGSSGVPSGHGTVRWDVDMNHATIRVEGNGRYMETEQIIPNWDGVGSPNGLPTTGAGAQSLGPNVVERTFHVPDVNAAVDAQLRTINAKLGDYSLMRNNCVTYCVDILRSGGVDIPPGARGMLVLKKMLKD; from the coding sequence ATGGGCCTCGGCGACATTCTCGGGGACGTCAAGGACGGCATCAATTCCACTGCCGACAAGATCGGCAATGCCGTCGATGGCGCAAAGGAGGCGGCCGGCGAGGCCGTCGACTACACCACGGACAAGACCGCCGACGTTCTCGACGCCTTCGGTGCGGAGGGCGCGGCCAAGTCCGTCCGCTCGGCCGGTGACGATGTCGCGGATGCGCTGGGCGCGCAGGTCGCTGAGCGGCAGCTGGGCGAGAGTGACGATCCCAAGGAACTGGTCCACGGCGACGTCGCGAAGATCAATGAATCCGCCGCGCACCTGAAGGACTTCTACGCGGCCTTCGAACGCGTCGGCCAGGGGATCCGCAAACTGGACGCCGGATCCTGGAAGGGGAAGGCCGCCGACAGCTTCCACGAGAAGTTCGACGCGCACCCCAAGCAGTGGATGCGCACCGCGGATGCCTGTGAGTCGGCGTGGAAGGCCCTCGATTCGTACGCGGAGACGGTCTCCTGGGCGCAGAAGAAGGCGCAGTCGGCCATCGACGCGTGGGAGGCGGCCGAGGCCAAGAGCAAGAAGGCGTACGACGCCCACCGCCACAAGGTCGATACGTACAAGGCGAAGGCCAAGGCCTATAACGCCGCGGTGGACCAGGGCTCCGACCCTGGGCCCAAGCCCGACGATCCCGGCGACTTCGTCGACCCCGGTGACCATGGCCGCGAGGCAGCCATGGAAATGCTCAAGAACGCCCGCAGCCAGCGCAACGAGGCGGCCGCGAAGGCACAGCACGCCCTCAAGGGCGCCCTGGAGCACGCTCCACAGGCACCGAAGTTCACCACTGAGGCATCCCTCGACACCGTCGACGGCCTCGCGGCCGGCAGCATGAACCTGATGCATGTCGTCGGTGGTATCGGCAAGGGCTTCGTCGAAACAGTCAATCTGGCCCGCACGCTGAACCCGGCGGAGCCGTACAACCTCGCCCACCCCCATGTGTACCTGGCCAACGTCGCCAAAACCGGCCTCGGCCTGGCCAGTTCCGCCGCCCACCCCGGCCGCATGGTCAAGGGGATGCTCGGCGACGGCTGGGGCAGCGACCCATGGGATTCAACCGGGACAGTCATCGCCAACGTCATCGGGGGCAAGGGCGTCGGCGCCATCGGCAAGGGCATGGTGAAGGGGGGAGCCAAGAGCGCGGTCAAGGGGGCCGCACGGACAGCCGTCAAGGACGGTGGCAAGCGCACCGTCCTTGACCGGGCTCGTACCGCCTGGTGCAAGACCTTCGGCAACGACCCCATCGACATGGCCACCGGCCGGATGATCCTGCCGCAGACCGACATCACCCTCCCCGGCAGCCTCCCCCTCACCTTCACCCGCACCTTCGAGTCGTCCTACCGCACCGGCCGCTGGTTCGGCCCGACGTGGATGAGCACCGTCGACCAGCGGCTGGAGATCGACGCCGAGGGGGTCATCCTCATCGGCGAGGAGGGCAACTTCCTCCTCTACCCGCACCCGGCCGTAGGCGTGGCCACCCTCCCCACCGAGGGCGACGGCCACCCCCTGGAGCGCACCCCGGACGGCGACTACCTCCTCACCGACCCGGTCACCGGCACACGCCGCTACTTCACCACCTACACCGAAGACCTCGCCGTCCTCGACGAGATATCTGACCGCCACGGCAACCACCACACCTTCGACTACACCGAAGACGGCACCCCCGCCGCCATCACCCACAGCGCCGGCTACCGCCTCCTGCTCACCACCGACGAAGGCCGCGTCACCGCCCTCCACCTCGCCGGCGCAGCCCCCGACGGCTCCGACCAGCTCCTTATGACGTACGGCTATGACGACGCCGGCACCCTCATCACCACCACAAACTCCACCGGCCTCCCCGTTCACTTCACCTACGACGAGCACGGCCGCATCACGTCCTGGACCGACACCAACAGCAGCAGCTACACCTACGTCTACGACGACCAGGATCGTTGCACGTCACAGGGCGGAATCGAAGGCCACCTGCGCGCCCACTTCACCTGGGGCGACCCCAACCCTGAAACAGGCCTGCGCACCAACCTGCTCCACAACTCCCAGGGCGACGTCACCCGCTACGAGGTCAACGAACGACACCAGATCGTCGCGGAGACCGACCCCACCGGCTCCACCACCCGCACGGTCCGCGATACCAAGCACCGAGTCCTATCCACCACCGACCCGTTGGGCCGTACCACCCGCTTCACCTACGACGACGAGAGCCGCCCCACCGCGGTCATCCTCCCTGACGGCGCCACCTCCACCACCACCTACGACGCCAACGGCAACCCGATCAGCACCACCGGTCCCGACGGCGCCACCTGGACCCACACCTACGACGCCAACGGCAACCGCAGCTCCACCACTGACCCGGCTGGCGCCACCACCACCTACACCCACGACGCACTAGGCAGCATCGCCTCCATCACGGATGCTCTCGACAACACAACGCGCCTCTACTGCGACGGGGCGGGCCTCCCCCTCTCCGTCACGGACCCACTCGGCGCCACCACCCACTACCGCCGTGACGCGTTCGGCCGCGTCACCTCCATCACTGACCCCCTGGGCGAGACCACCCACATGGTGTGGACCGTCGAGGGAAAACTCGCGGCCCGCATCGATGCGTCCGGCGCCACCGAGGAGTGGACGTACGACGGTGAGGGCAACCGCCTCACCCACACCGACACCCTCGGCCAGACCACCCGCTTCGAATACACCCACTTCGACCTGCTGACGGCCCGCACCGACCCTGACGGCGTCCGCCACGAGTTCCACCACGACACGGAACTACGCCTCACCCACGTCACCAACCCTCAGGGCCTGACCTGGAACTACACCTACGACGGTGCTGGCCGCCTGGTCTCCGAATCGGACTTCGACGACCGAGCCCTTACCTACACCCACGACCCGGTCGGTCGGCTCGCCACCCGCACCAACGCCCTGGGCGAAGTCACCACCTACACCCGCGACCCCCTCGGCCGCATCACCGAAAAGAACGTCGCGGGTCTTGTCACCACCTACACCCACGACACCTCAGGTAATCTCCACCAGGCCGCCAACCACGACGCCACCGTCACCTATACCCACGACATCTTGCGCCGCGTCACGTCCGAGACGGTCAACGGCCGCACCATGACGTTCACATACGACGCCCTGGGCCGCCGCACCTCCCGCACCACCCCCACTGGAGCGGTCACCACCTGGACGTACGACGCTGCGGGGCGAGAGACTGGCCTGAACGCCGGGGGTCGCAGCATCACGTTCACACGCGATGCTCTAGGCCAAGAACTGTCCCGCACCCTCGGCGACATTACCTTCACTCACACCTACGACACTCTTGGCCGCCTCACCGACCAACACATCACCGCGACTGCGCACACCGTCCAGCACCGTGCCTACACCTACCGTGCGGATGGCTACCTCACCGGCATCGACGACCACCTCAACGGGGCACGCCACTTCGAGCTTGATGCTTCCGGCCGGATCACCACTGTTTCCGCCCGGAAGTGGACAGAGTCCTACGCCTACGACGAAGCCGGCAACCAGACGCATGCCACCTGGCCCGACCGACACCTGGCTCCCGAGACCCGAGGCGAGCGCACCTACACAGGTACACGGATCACCCGAGCAGGCACCGTCTGCTACGAATACGACACCGCCGGCCGGACAACAGTGCGCCGGAAAGCCCGCTTGTCGCGAAAGCCCGACACCTGGCGCTACACCTGGGACGCTGAAGACCGCCTGATTGCGTGTACCACTCCGGATGGTGCTCTCTGGCGCTATCTCTACGATCCATTCGGACGGCGCACTGCGAAGCTACGCATGGCCGAGGAGGGGCAGCGCATCGCTGAGCGGGTTGACTTCGCCTGGGACGGCACCACCCTGTGCGAGCAAACCACTTTTGTCCACGGCGGCGTCTCGCATACAACGCTCACGTGGGATCACCATGGACTGACCCCTCTGGTTCAGCGTGAATGCCGCAGCGCGGTCCACGCCACGCAACATGAGGTGAACGAGCGGTTTTTCGCTATCGTCACCGACCTCGTCGGGACGCCCACTGAACTACTCGACGAGGCCGGGGCCATCGCTTCCCGGACGCGTACGACAATCTGGGGTGCCACAGCCTGGAGCACAGGCGCCACCGCTTACACCCCATTCCGATTTCCCGGACAATATTTCGACCCGGAAACCGAACTTCACTACAACTATTTCCGTTCCTACGATCCCGAAACTGCTCGTTACACCACCCCGGATCCACTCGGGCTCGCCCCGGCACCCAATCCCAGAGCCTACGTTCATAACCCCCACACTTGGACGGATCCTCTCGGGCTCAAACTATGCGAAACGGCAGGATCCAGTGGCGTTCCCTCTGGGCATGGAACAGTGCGCTGGGATGTAGACATGAACCACGCCACAATCCGAGTGGAGGGAAATGGAAGATACATGGAAACTGAACAGATCATCCCAAACTGGGATGGAGTGGGAAGCCCGAACGGTCTTCCCACAACTGGGGCAGGCGCTCAAAGCCTCGGTCCGAACGTGGTCGAACGCACCTTCCATGTTCCTGACGTGAACGCCGCGGTCGACGCCCAGTTGAGGACAATCAACGCAAAGCTTGGCGATTATAGCCTCATGCGCAACAATTGCGTTACGTACTGTGTGGACATATTGAGATCCGGCGGAGTGGATATCCCGCCGGGCGCAAGAGGTATGCTCGTTCTCAAAAAAATGCTGAAAGATTAG